Within the Pseudomonas putida genome, the region CTGGCGGCCAAGCGCCGCTTGCCTTCTTTCGCCAAGCTCGGCGCCAAGGGCAAAGGCTTGGTGGGGGTGGCCGTATGCGGGCTGATGGGCAACTACGTGCTGTACCTGATCGGCCTCAATCTGCTGAGCCCCGGCACGGCGCAATTGGTGGTGCAGATCGGCCCGGTGCTGCTGCTGGTGGCCAGTGTGTTCGTGTTCAAGGAACGCTTCAGCTTGGGCCAAGGCCTGGGGCTGATGGTGCTTCTGGCCGGCTTCGGCCTGTTCTTCAACCAGCGCCTGGAAGAGCTGCTGACTTCGCTGGGCGCCTACACCACAGGCGTGCTGACCATCCTGCTGGCCACCAGCATCTGGGTGTTCTATGCCCTGAGCCAGAAACAGCTGCTGACGGTGTGGCATTCGCAGCAGGTGATGATGGTGATCTACCTGAGCTGCGCCGCGCTGCTGACACCTTGGGTGCACCCGCTGGAGGCGCTGCAGCTGACCCCCCTGCAAGGCTGGTTGCTGCTGGCGTGCTGCCTGAACACGCTGGTGGCGTATGGGGCTTTTGCCGAGGCCCTGGCGCACTGGGAGGCATCGCGGGTCAGCGCCACACTGGCGCTGACGCCACTGGTGACCTTTGTGGCGGTGGCGATTGCGGCCTGGCTGTGGCCGGACTATGTGCAGGCCGAGGACATCAATGCCTTGGGCTATGTTGGCGCGGTGACCGTGGTGCTGGGGTCGACACTGGTGGCCCTGGGGCCATCGCTGGTGGCTGGGTGGCGGGCGAGAAGGGCGCGTTTGGCTCAGGTTGGTTGAGAGCCTGTTCCGGCCCTATCGCCGGCAAGCCGGCTCCCACACGGACCGCGCCAGCTTTTAGATGTTGAGCAAGACTGTTGCCCCACAGGTCCCCACCAAGCCTGAAGACTGTGGGGTACCGGTGGGAGCCGGCTTGCCGGCGATAGGGCCCTAAGTACCCGCCAATCAATCAGCCCTGGCCACCCGGCGCCCGCACGTTCTATCGAAGCGTGCGGAGCAACTGTCCCCCTCAAATTTCAAAAGCTGGCGCCATCCCAGGTGGGAGCCGGCTTGCCGGCGATAGGGCCCTAAGCAACAGCCAATCAATCATCCCTTGCCACCGGGCGCCAGCATGTTCTCCGGCCTTACCCACTCATCGAACTGCTCGTTGGTCAGGTATTGCAACTCCAGCGCCGCCTCGCGCAGGGTCTTGCCCTCGCTGTAGGCCTTCTTGGCGATTTCCGCCGCTTTGTCATAGCCGATATGCGGGTTGAGTGCGGTCACCAGCATCAGCCCACGCTCCAGGTGCGCCGCCATCTGCTCGGCATCCGGCTCGATCCCCGCCACGCAGTGCTGCTGGAAGTTGCGGCAGCCATCGGCCAGCAGTTCGATCGACTGCAGCAGGTTATGGATGATCACCGGCTTGAACACATTCAACTGCAGGTGCCCCTGGCTGGCGGCGAAACCGATGGCCGCGTCATTGCCCAGCACCTGGCAGGCCAGCATCGACAGCGCCTCGCACTGGGTCGGGTTGACCTTGCCCGGCATGATCGAGCTGCCCGGCTCGTTGGCCGGCAGGCGCACCTCGGCCAAGCCGGCGCGGGGGCCGGAACCGAGCAAACGCAGGTCGTTGGCGATTTTCATCAAGGCGACCGCCAAGGTTTTCAGTGCCCCGGCCAGGCTGGTCAACGGCTCGTGGCCGGCCAAGGCGGCGAACTTGTTCGGCGCGGTGACGAACGGCAGGCCGGAGAGGGCGGCCAGCTCAGCAGCGATGGCTTCGGCGAACCCCTGCGGGGCATTGAGCCCGGTACCCACGGCAGTACCGCCCTGGGCCAGCTCGCACACCGCCGGCAAGGTGGCGCGGATGGCGCGCTGGGCGTAGTCCAGCTGGGCAACGAAGGCCGACACCTCCTGGCCGAAGGTGATGGGCGTGGCGTCCATCATGTGTGTGCGGCCGGTCTTGACCAGTTTGTGGTGGCGCGCCGCCAGCTCCGCCAGCCCCGAAGACAGCTCGGCGATCGCCGGTAGCAGTTGCTCGTGCACCGCCTGTGCTGCGGCGATGTGCATGGCGGTGGGGAAGCAGTCGTTGGAGCTCTGCGAACGGTTGACGTGGTCGTTAGGGTGCACCGGCGCCTTGCCGCCGCGGCCTTGGCCAGCGAGCTCGTTGGCCCTCCCGGCGATCACCTCGTTGACGTTCATGTTGCTCTGGGTGCCGCTGCCGGTCTGCCACACCACCAGCGGGAACTGGTCATCGTGCTCACCGGCCAACACTTCGTCGGCCGCCTGCTCGATCAGCCGGGCGATGTCCGCGGGCAGGGCGCCATTGCGGTCGTTGACCCTTGCCGCGGCCTTCTTGATCAGCGCCAGGGCGTGCAGCACCGGTAGCGGCATGCGTTCCTTGCCAATGGCAAAGTTGATCAGCGAGCGTTGGGTCTGTGCGCCCCAGTAGGCGTGCTCCGGAACTTCGACCGGGCCCAGGCTGTCTGTTTCGATACGGCTCATGCTGCGTTCACTCCCCTGTCAGTCAGAATCAGCAGTTTAGGCCCCCATGCGATCGCGCGGTTCAATCGCGCTTCGTGCCACTTGAGCGCTGCCCCCTGGCGGGAGCAGAATGCTCATCTCTGAGGTAACGCCTCCCCCTCCTTGAAGGATATGCAATGACCCGTCTCCGTGCCCTCTGTGCTGCCGTCGCCCTGGCCTGTGCCAGCGGCCAGGTGCTCGCTGCCACTGCCAGCCACAACGCTGCCGCCGAGAAATTCCTGACCCTGGCCAACGCTGACAAGCTGGGCACCCCGGTGTACATGCAAGTCCAGCAGATGTTCGCCCAGCGCTTCGCCCAGACCAAGGCCCCGGCCAGCAAGCAGTCGGTGCTCGAGAGCTACCAGGCCAAGGCCAACGCCGCGCTGGACAGCGCCATCGGCTGGAACAAGCTCAAGCCGAAGATGGTCGACCTGTACACCCAGACCTTCACCGAGCAAGAGCTCAAGGACCTGGTCAAGTTCTACCAGTCGCCACTGGGCAAGAAAGTCCTCACCCAGATGCCCAAGGTCACTCAGCAGTCGGCCCAGCTGACCCAGCAGAGCCTGGAGCCGGCAGTGCCGGTGGTGAACAAGCTGCTCGAAGACATGACCAAAGAGCTTGACCCCAATGCCGGCAAGGCCGCCGCCCCTGCCAAGAAGTGAGTGACGCGCGATGACCATGCAGCAACGCATCGAGCAGCAGCTTGCCGCCCTGGCGCCGCAGCACCTTGAAGTGCTCAACGAAAGCCACATGCACAGCCGTGGCCAGGAAACTCACTACAAGGCGGTGATCGTCAGCGAGCAGTTTGCCGGGCTCAACAGCGTCAAGCGCCACCAGAAGGTCTACGCCACCATGGGTGAGCTGATGGGCCAGATCCATGCCCTGGCCATCCACACCTACACCGACGAGGAGTGGGCGAAGGTGGGCGTCGCGCCTGCGTCGCCGGTGTGTGCAGGCGGCGGCAAGCACTGAATCCTTTCTGTCGTTCTGGTACACTCCGCACCATTCCTAGGGGGCCGCTTGGCGGCCCATCGCCGGCAAGCCGGCTCCCACAGGTACAGCGCAGCCCTTGAGCATTGCGCCGGCCTTATGGGAGCCGGCTTGCCGGCTCTCACTGGTACAGCGCAGCCCTTGAGCATTGCGCCGGCCTTATGGGAGCCGGCTTGCCGGCTCTCACTGGTACAGCGCAGCCCTTGAGCATTGCGCCGGCCCTGTGGGAGCCGGCTTGCCGGCGATGGGCTGCAGGGCAGCCCCCAGCTTTTTGCCAAACCCGGTCCGCCCCTTACGAGGGCAACCACCTGGAGATTCAACGCAATGACCCACCCGATCGTCGTGGCGGCGCTGTACAAGTTCGTCACCCTTGAAGACTACGTAGAACTGCGCGAGCCCCTGCTGAAGGCCATGCTCGACAATGGCGTCAAAGGCACTCTGCTGCTGGCCAACGAGGGCATCAACGGCACCGTTTCGGCCACCCGCGAAGGCATCGATGGCCTGCTCGCCTGGCTGCGCAGCGACCCGCGCCTGGTCGATGTCGACCACAAGGAGTCCTACTGCGACGAGCAGCCGTTCTACCGCACCAAGGTCAAGCTCAAGAAAGAGATCGTCACCCTCGGCGTACCCGGCGTGGACCCGAACAACGCCGTTGGCACCTATGTCGAGCCCAAAGACTGGAACGCCCTGATCAGCGACCCGGAAGTACTGCTGATCGACACCCGCAACGATTACGAAGTGGCCATCGGCACCTTCAAGGGCGCAATCGACCCCAAGACCGAGACCTTCCGCGAGTTCCCCGAGTACATCAAGGCCAACTTCGACCCCAGCAAGCACAAGAAGGTCGCCATGTTCTGCACCGGCGGCATTCGTTGTGAAAAAGCCTCCAGCTACATGCTCGGTGAAGGCTTCGAGGCGGTCTATCATCTTAAGGGCGGCATCCTGAAATACTTCGAGGAAGTACCCCAGGAAGAAAGCCTGTGGGACGGTGACTGCTTTGTCTTCGACAACCGCGTCACGGTGCGCCATGACCTGAGCGAGGGCGAGTACGACCAGTGCCATGCCTGCCGCCACCCGATCGACGCCCAGGACCGCGCGTCCGAGCACTATTCGCCAGGCGTGAGCTGCCCGCACTGCTGGGACAGCCTGAGCGAAAAGACCCGGCGCAGCGCCATCGACCGGCAAAAGCAGATCGAGCTGGCCAAGGCCCGCAACCTGCCGCACCCGATCGGTTACAACTATAAAGCCGAGGCCTGATTGCATGACTGCCCGCCTGCTCTATGTGATGGACCCGATGTGCTCCTGGTGCTGGGGTTTTGCACCGGTGGCCCAGGCCCTGATCGCCCAGGCGCGTGAGGCGGGCGTGGCCACCCGAGTGGTGCCGGGCGGGTTGCGCCGCGGTGCCAGCCCGCTGGACGCCTCCACCCGCAAGTACATCCTCGAGCATTGGCAGGCGGTGGCCGACGCTACCGGGCAGCCGTTCGCGTTCGACAATGCCATGCCCGACGGTTTCGTCTACGACACCGAACCGGCCTGCCGTGCCCTGGTGGCCGCCCGCGAACTGGATGCCGAGCAGGTCTGGCCGCTGCTGGCGCTGATCCAGCGGGGGTTCTACCAGCAGGGCCTGGATGTCACCAGGGCGCCGCAGCTGGTCGAGCTGGCCGAACAGGCCGGGTTCGATCGCACAACCTTCGCCGAGGCCCTGCAGGGTGCGGACGTGCGCGCCGCCACCGCAGCCGATTTCAGCTGGGTGCAGGACCTGGGTATTGCTGGCTTTCCGACGCTGCTGGCTGAGCGCAACGGCCAGCTCGCCCTGTTGACCAATGGCTACCAGCCGCTGCAAAGCCTGCAGCCCTTGCTTGCCCGCTGGCTACAGCAGGCCGCCTGTGCTTGACCTGCCCGGCTCGCCCGACCCGGTGCCCGGGAAGCCCGCCCCTGTGCCTGACCGGCTGAGCTGGGCGCAAATCCGCCGTTTGGCGCTGCACCACAAGAAACACCTCTGGGCCGCCAACCTGGTGGCCGTGCTGGCGGCCTGCTGCAGCGTGCCCATCCCATTGCTGCTGCCCTTGCTGGTGGACGAGGTGTTGCTGGGCCACGGCGATGGCGCGCTGAAGTTCATGAACCACCTGCTGCCCAGCGGTTGGCAGGTGGCGGCCGGGTATATCGGCCTGATGCTGGTCGCCACCCTGTGCCTGCGCGTGGCCGCCCTGGGGTTCAACGTGGTGCAGGCCAAGCTGTTCGCTGGCCTTGCCAAAGACATCGTCTATCGCCTGCGCATCCGCCTGATCGATCGGCTCAAGCGTATTTCGCTCAAGGAATACGAAAGCCTGGGTAGCGGCACCGTGACCACACACCTGGTCACCGACCTGGAGACCCTCGACAAGTTCGTCGGCGAAACCCTGAGCCGCTTCCTGGTGGCGATGCTGACCCTGACCGGCACAGCGGCGATCCTGATCTGGATGCACTGGCAGCTGGCCTTGCTGATCCTGTTGTTCAACCCGCTGGTGATCTACTTCACCGTGCAGTTGGGCAAGCGCGTCAAACACCTCAAAAAGCTCGAAAACGACAGCACCTCGCGGTTCACCCAGGCGCTGGCCGAAACCCTGGACGCCATCCAGGAAATCCGCGCCAGCAACCGCCAAGGCTACTTCCTCGGGCGCCTGGGCCTGCGCGCCCGTGAAGTGCGCGATTACGCCGTGGATTCGCAATGGAAAAGCGACGCCAGTGGCCGTGCCAGTGGCCTGCTGTTCCAGTTCGGTATCGATATTTTCCGTGCGGCGGCCATGCTCACGGTGCTGTTCTCCGACCTGTCGATCGGGCAGATGCTGGCCGTGTTCAGCTACCTGTGGTTCATGATCGGCCCGGTCGAGCAGTTGCTGAATCTGCAATATGCCTACTACGCCGCCGGCGGTGCCCTGAGCCGGCTCAACGAATTGCTGGCGCGTGATGACGAGCCACAATACCCGGCTGCCCGCGACCCGTTCGCCGGCCGTGAAACGGTTGGCATCGAGGTGCGCGACCTGCGTTTCGCCTATGCCGACGAGCCGGTGCTGGAGCACCTGGACCTGACCATCGCCGCGGGCGAAAAGGTCGCCATTGTCGGCGCCAGTGGCGGCGGCAAAAGTACCCTGGTGCAATTGCTGCTGGGCCTTTACAGCGCCCAGGCCGGGACCATCCGTTTCGGTGGCGCCAGCCTGCAGGAAATCGGCCTGGAGACCTTGCGTGAAAATGTGGCGGTGGTGCTGCAGCACCCGTCACTGTTCAACGACACGGTACGCGCCAACCTGACCATGGGCCGTGACTGCACGGACGAGGCCTGTTGGCAGGCGCTGCGCATCGCTCAGCTGGACGCCACCATCGCTGCCTTGCCGCAAGGGCTGGACAGCGTGGTCGGCCGCTCTGGTGTGCGCCTGTCTGGCGGCCAGCGTCAGCGCCTGGCGATTGCCCGTATGGTCCTGGCGGAGCCGAAGGTGGTGATCCTCGACGAGGCCACTTCGGCGCTGGACGCCGCCACTGAGTACAACCTGCACCAGGCGCTGGCGCGTTTCCTGAGTGGCCGCACCACCCTGATCATCGCCCACCGCCTTTCTGCGGTGAAGCAGGCCGACCGTGTGCTGGTGTTCGATGGCGGCCATGTAGCCGAGGATGGCGGCCACCAGCAGTTGATCGCCGAAGGCGGCCTGTACGCCAAACTGTACGGCCACCTCCAGCAGACCTGAGCAAGCTTCAAGCTGCAAGCTGCAAGCTGCAAGCGGACCGTGTGCGGCCCTGCTTTTTCTTGCAGCTTGCGGCTTGTAGCTTGCGGCTTGCAGCTATAAGCGGACCGTGCGCGGCTCTGCTTTTTCTTGCGGCTTGAAGCTTGCGGCTTGCAGCTACAAGCGGTCCGTGCGCGGATCTGCTTTTTCTTGCAGCTTGCCGCTTACAGCTTGCCGCTCAAATTTCCCTCCAAATAGATGGCAGATGGCCTACTCTGAGCTTGTCTAGGTTGGTTCGAGCCTTATCTGCTCAGTGACAGGGACTTCATGAAGGGACATCGCACACTAGAGGCGCCAAGGCTGCTGGGTATCATCTGGCCCTTCATCGCCGTTGTAGTCTTCCAGGTCCTGCTGGGCAGCCTCAGCCTTTACGCGCTGTCGGCGGTGCGTGCCTACGTCGCCGGCGAAAGCCTGTGGTCCAAGGCCCAGAAAGACGCCATCTATTACCTGAACCTGTATGCCGAAACTGGCGATGAGCGCAATTATCAGCGCTATCGCCAAGTCATCACTGTGCCCCACGGTGACAGGCAGATGCGCGAGGTGCTCGACCAGCCAAACCCAGACCTTGACGTCGCGCGCCAGGCCGTGCTGCAAGGCGGCAACCACCCCGACGACATCGACCGCATCATCTGGTTCTACCGCAATTTCAGCCGGATCAGCTACGTGCAGGCGGCGATCGACTACTGGAATGTCGGTGACGATTACCTTAAACAACTGGATGTGCTGGGCAACGAGATACGTGAAGGTTTTGCCAAAGGCCAGGTGGGGCCGGGCCAGGTCAGCCAATGGCGCGCTCGCATCGTCGCTATCAACGATGGTGTGACGCCAGCGGCCAAAGCCTTCAGCGATGCCCTGGGTGAAGGGTCGCGCATGCTGTTGCGGGTGCTGCTGGTCACCAACCTGCTCACCGCGCTGTTTCTCATTGGCTTCGCCTGGCGCCGGTCGAGCAAGCTGCTGGCCCAGCGCCAGGCCTTCGCCAGCGCCCTGCAGGAAGAAAAGGAACGCGCGCAGATTACCCTGCAGGCGATCGGCGATGCGGTGATCACCACCGATGTCGATGGCAGCATCGGCTACATGAACCCGGCGGCCGAGCAACTGACCCATTGGCAGGCAGGTCAGGCCCTGGGCCTGCCATTGACAGCGCTGTTCAGCCTGGTGGATGAGCACGCCCAGAGCGACAGCAGCACCCTGTTCGAACAGGTGCTCAGCGGCAGCCTCAAGGGCGGCGCCGAACATGCACGGTTGATCCAGCGCCTGGACGGCAGCACGGTTTCGATCAACCTGGTAGGTTCGCCCATCATCAGTGATGGCCAGGTGGCGGGCATTGTCCTGGTGCTGCATGACATGACCCAGGAGCGCCAGTACATCGCCAACCTGTCCTGGCAGGCGACCCATGACGCCCTGACCGGCCTGGCCAACCGCCGTGAATTCGAGTACCGCCTGGAGCAGGCCCTGAACGACCTGGTGCGCCAGGGCGGGCGGCATTCGCTGATGTTCCTGGACCTGGACCAGTTCAAGCTGGTGAACGATACCTGTGGCCATGCAGCCGGTGACGAATTGCTGCGGCACATCTGCGCCGTGCTGCAATCGGTGCTGCGCGAAGGCGATACCCTGGCGCGGCTGGGCGGCGATGAATTTGGCGTGCTGCTGGAAAACTGCCCGGGCGAACAGGCCGAGCGGATTGCCGAAAGCCTGCGCCAGGCAGTGCAAAGCCTGCACTTCGTGTGGAAAGGCAGGCCGTTCGTCACCACTGTGAGTATCGGCCTGGTGCACATGGCCCAAGCCCCGGCCACGCTGGAAGCCTCCCTGCGGGCAGCGGACATGGCGTGCTACATGGCCAAGGAGAAGGGCCGTAACCGCATTCAGGTCTACCATGCCGATGACAGCGAACTGTCGATGCGTTTTGGCGAAATGGCCTGGATACAGCGCCTGCACGTTGCCCTGGAGGAGAACCGCTTCTGTTTATATGCCCAGGAAATCGCTGCGCTCTCGGCCCTCGAAGGGCCGGGGCATGTCGAGATCCTGTTGCGCCTGCAAGACGAAAGCGGCCGCACCATCCTGCCTGACAGCTTCATCCCGGCGGCCGAGCGCTATGGCCTGATGACCGCTATCGACCGCTGGGTGGTGCGCAATGTGTTTCAGGTCATTCGCCGTTGCCTGGACGAGGAGCGCGAGGGCCCGCTGTCGATGTGTGCCATCAACCTGTCGGGGTCGAGTATCGGTGACGACAAGTTCCTGGAGTACTTGCAGCGGCTGTTCGTCGAATATTCGATTCCGCCACGGCTGATCTGCTTCGAAATCACCGAGACCAGTGCCATTGCCAACCTTGGCAGTGCCATCCGATTCATCAATGAATTGAAAGGGCTGGGTTGCAAGTTCTCGCTGGATGACTTTTGTGCCGGAATGTCGTCCTTCGCTTATTTAAAACATTTACCTGTCGACTTCTTGAAGATCGACGGAAGTTTTGTCAAAGATATGCTGGATGATCCGGTCAATCGGGCCATGGTCGAAGTCATCAATCACATCGGCCACGTCATGGGTAAGCGCACCATTGCCGAGTTCGTCGAAACTCCGTTGATCGAGCAGGCCTTGCAGGAGATCGGCGTGGACTACGCCCAGGGCTATCTGATCGAACGACCGCAGGTCTTCACTTGCGACAGTCTGCAGCGCCAACGGATTGCTGCACGGCCCCTGCTGCATCGGGCGCCTGGAACCTTTCGCTGAAGTAGCGTTGGTAAATCACAGGGATCAAGGAGCTGAAAAGTGATCGATGCATTCGTCCGTATCGGGCCTTTGATGGACCCGGCCAGTTACCCCCAATGGGCCCAGCAACTGATCGAAGACTGCCGCGAGAGCAAGCGCCGGGTAGTGGAACATGAGTTCTACCAGCGCCTGCGCGATGGCCAGTTGCGGCAAGCGACCATTCGCCAGTACCTGATCGGTGGCTGGCCGGTGGTTGAGCAGTTTTCCTTGTACATGGCCCACAACCTGACCAAGACCCGCTATGCCCGCCACCCGGGCGAAGACATGGCGCGGCGCTGGCTGATGCGCAACATCCGCGTGGAGCTCAACCATGCCGATTACTGGGTGCATTGGTGCCACGCCCACGGCATTCACCTGCACGAACTGCAGTCGCAGGAAGTGCCCGCCGAGCTCAATGGGCTGAATGACTGGTGCTGGCGTGTGTGTACCACCGAGTCGCTGGCCATTGCCATGGCGGCCACCAACTACGCGATCGAAGGGGCGACGGGGGAGTGGTCGGCAGTGGTCTGTGCTGAAGACACCTACGCCATGGGCTTCCCGGAGGACCAGCGCAAGCGCGCCATGAAGTGGTTGAAGATGCATGCGCAGTATGACGACGCCCACCCGTGGGAGGCGCTGGAGATCATCTGTACGCTGGCTGGCGAAAACCCGACCCTGGGGCTGCGCAATGAGCTGCGCAAGGCGGTCTGCAAAAGTTATGACTGCATGTACCTGTTCCTGGAACGGTGCATGCAACTGGAGGGCCGCCAGCAAGGGCGCATGCGCCCGAGCCTGGCAGCTGGCTGAAATGCCTGGGGTCGCACGGCGGCCCCCTAGGCATAAAGCCTTACTGGGCGTTGAAGGCTTGCCCGTTCACCCCGGTACTGTCTGGCCCCATCAGGTACAGGTACACCGGCATGATCTCTTCAGGCAGCGGGTTGTTCTGCGGGTTTTCGCTCGGGTAGGCCTGGGCCCGCATCGCCGTGCGGGTAGCCCCGGGGTTGATGCTGTTGGAGCGCACCGGTGCCACACCTTCCAGTTCGTCCGCCAAGGTTTGCATCAGGCCTTCGGTCGCGAATTTGGACACACCATAAGCGCCCCAGTAAGCCCGGCCCTTGCGCCCGACGCTGCTGGAGGTGAACACCACCGAGGCGTCCTCCGAGAGCTTGAGCAGCGGTAGCAGGGTGCTGGTGAGCATGAACGTGGCATTGACGTTGATGTGCATCACCCGCATGAAGTTGTCGCCCGAAAGCTGTTCAAGCGGGGTGCGTGGGCCGATGATCGAGGCGTTGTTGAGCAGGCCGTCCAGGCGGCCGAACTGGTCCTCGACCATCGCCGCCAGTTCGTCGTACTGGTGGGGCAGGGCGGTTTCCAGGTTGAACGGAATCACCACCGGCTGTGGGTGGCCGGCGGCCTCGATTTCATCGTAGACCTCGTTCAGGTTGGCTTCGGTCTTGCCCAGCAGCAGTACAGTGGCGCCCAAGGCGGCATAAGCCTTGGCGGCGGCAGCACCGATGCCGCGACCAGCGCCGGTGACCATGATGACGCGACCCTGAAGCAGGTCGGGGCGGGCAGTGTAGTCGAACATGCGTTTGTCCTTGGTTTGAAGCGGCAAGCTTCAAGCTTCAAGCTTCAAGCTTCAAGCTTCAAGCCGCAAGCTTCAAGCTGCAAGAGAAAGCGAGCAGCGCGCGGACTGCTTTTTCTTGCAGCTTGCAGCTCGAAGCTTGCCGCTGAGTGTCAGCACCCGCAGAGTGCGGCGTCGAGCACCTTGCGCAGTTCCAGTGGGTGGTCCACCACCACGTCGGCGCCCCAGTTGTTCGGGTTGTCTTCTGGGTGAATATAGCCGTAGCGCACAGCCGCCGTGCGGGTGCCGGCATCGCGGCCCGACTCGATGTCGCGCAGGTCGTCGCCGACGAACAGCACGCTGGCCGGGTCCAGGTTCAGGGTCTTGCAGGCCAGGATCAACGGCTCAGGGTCGGGCTTGCTGTTTTTCACGTGATCCGGGCAGATCAGCAGTGCCGAACGCTCGGCCAGGCCCAGGCGCTGCATGATCGGCTCGGCGAAGCGGACCGGCTTGTTGGTCACCACCCCCCACAGCAGGTTGCCTCTCTCGATATCGGCCAGCAATTCGCCCATGCCGTCGAACAGCTTGCTGTGCACCGCGCAGTCGCGCTGGTAGCGTTCGAGGAACTCCAGGCGCAGGGCCTCGAAGCCCTCGTCCTCCGGGCTCATGGCGAAGGTCGCGGCGACCATCGCCCGCGCGCCGCCAGAAATCACGTCACGGATCAGCTTGTCGTCGATGGCCGGCAGGCCACGCTCGGCGAGCATGGCTTGGCAAATGGCGATGAAGTCCGGCGCCGTGTCGAGCAGGGTGCCGTCCATGTCAAAGAGTACCGCTCGCAAACGCATGCTCATTCCTCGCGCAGGGTCTGGATCATGTAGTTGACGTCCACATCGCTGCTGAGCTTGTAGTGCTTGGTCAGCGGGTTGTAGGTCAGGCCGATGATGTCCTTGACTTCAAGGCCCGCGACGCGGCTCCAGGCACCCAGCTCGGAGGGGCGGATGAACTTCTTGAAGTCATGGGTACCGCGCGGCAGCATCTTGAGGATGTACTCGGCGCCGATGATGGCCAGCAGGTAAGCCTTGGGGTTGCGGTTGATGGTCGAGAAGAACACCTGGCCACCCGGCTTGACCATGCGGTAGCAGGCGCGGATGACCGAGGACGGGTCGGGCACGTGCTCGAGCATTTCCAGGCAGGTGACCACATCGAACTGCTCGGGCATTTCTTCCGCCAGGGCCTCGGCGGTGATCTGCCGGTACTCCACCTGCACGCCGGACTCCAGTTGGTGCAGCTGGGCCACGGCCAGGGGCGCTTCGCCCATGTCGATGCCGGTGACGGTAGCGCCACGCAGGGCCATGGCTTCACTGAGGATGCCGCCGCCGCAGCCGACGTCCAGCACCTTCTTGCCCGCCAGGCTGACGCGCTCGTCGATCCAGTTGACGCGCAGCGGATTGATGTCGTGCAGCGGCTTGAACTCGCTCTCGCGGTCCCACCAGCGGTGCGCCAAGGCTTCAAACTTGGCGATTTCGGCGTGGTCGACGTTGCTCATTGAACAGTCCTCTGAAACTTCTACGAATTGCGCCGGAGTATACCCGAGCGCCCGAGGCTGTTGGTCGCTATAATCGTCCGCTTTTGATATGCGAAAGTCAGGGAGAGGTGATGCGCGAGCGACTTATGGCGGCG harbors:
- a CDS encoding YciK family oxidoreductase; its protein translation is MFDYTARPDLLQGRVIMVTGAGRGIGAAAAKAYAALGATVLLLGKTEANLNEVYDEIEAAGHPQPVVIPFNLETALPHQYDELAAMVEDQFGRLDGLLNNASIIGPRTPLEQLSGDNFMRVMHINVNATFMLTSTLLPLLKLSEDASVVFTSSSVGRKGRAYWGAYGVSKFATEGLMQTLADELEGVAPVRSNSINPGATRTAMRAQAYPSENPQNNPLPEEIMPVYLYLMGPDSTGVNGQAFNAQ
- the mupP gene encoding N-acetylmuramic acid 6-phosphate phosphatase MupP, which gives rise to MRLRAVLFDMDGTLLDTAPDFIAICQAMLAERGLPAIDDKLIRDVISGGARAMVAATFAMSPEDEGFEALRLEFLERYQRDCAVHSKLFDGMGELLADIERGNLLWGVVTNKPVRFAEPIMQRLGLAERSALLICPDHVKNSKPDPEPLILACKTLNLDPASVLFVGDDLRDIESGRDAGTRTAAVRYGYIHPEDNPNNWGADVVVDHPLELRKVLDAALCGC
- the ubiG gene encoding bifunctional 2-polyprenyl-6-hydroxyphenol methylase/3-demethylubiquinol 3-O-methyltransferase UbiG, with protein sequence MSNVDHAEIAKFEALAHRWWDRESEFKPLHDINPLRVNWIDERVSLAGKKVLDVGCGGGILSEAMALRGATVTGIDMGEAPLAVAQLHQLESGVQVEYRQITAEALAEEMPEQFDVVTCLEMLEHVPDPSSVIRACYRMVKPGGQVFFSTINRNPKAYLLAIIGAEYILKMLPRGTHDFKKFIRPSELGAWSRVAGLEVKDIIGLTYNPLTKHYKLSSDVDVNYMIQTLREE
- a CDS encoding EAL domain-containing protein — translated: MKGHRTLEAPRLLGIIWPFIAVVVFQVLLGSLSLYALSAVRAYVAGESLWSKAQKDAIYYLNLYAETGDERNYQRYRQVITVPHGDRQMREVLDQPNPDLDVARQAVLQGGNHPDDIDRIIWFYRNFSRISYVQAAIDYWNVGDDYLKQLDVLGNEIREGFAKGQVGPGQVSQWRARIVAINDGVTPAAKAFSDALGEGSRMLLRVLLVTNLLTALFLIGFAWRRSSKLLAQRQAFASALQEEKERAQITLQAIGDAVITTDVDGSIGYMNPAAEQLTHWQAGQALGLPLTALFSLVDEHAQSDSSTLFEQVLSGSLKGGAEHARLIQRLDGSTVSINLVGSPIISDGQVAGIVLVLHDMTQERQYIANLSWQATHDALTGLANRREFEYRLEQALNDLVRQGGRHSLMFLDLDQFKLVNDTCGHAAGDELLRHICAVLQSVLREGDTLARLGGDEFGVLLENCPGEQAERIAESLRQAVQSLHFVWKGRPFVTTVSIGLVHMAQAPATLEASLRAADMACYMAKEKGRNRIQVYHADDSELSMRFGEMAWIQRLHVALEENRFCLYAQEIAALSALEGPGHVEILLRLQDESGRTILPDSFIPAAERYGLMTAIDRWVVRNVFQVIRRCLDEEREGPLSMCAINLSGSSIGDDKFLEYLQRLFVEYSIPPRLICFEITETSAIANLGSAIRFINELKGLGCKFSLDDFCAGMSSFAYLKHLPVDFLKIDGSFVKDMLDDPVNRAMVEVINHIGHVMGKRTIAEFVETPLIEQALQEIGVDYAQGYLIERPQVFTCDSLQRQRIAARPLLHRAPGTFR
- a CDS encoding TenA family transcriptional regulator, with amino-acid sequence MIDAFVRIGPLMDPASYPQWAQQLIEDCRESKRRVVEHEFYQRLRDGQLRQATIRQYLIGGWPVVEQFSLYMAHNLTKTRYARHPGEDMARRWLMRNIRVELNHADYWVHWCHAHGIHLHELQSQEVPAELNGLNDWCWRVCTTESLAIAMAATNYAIEGATGEWSAVVCAEDTYAMGFPEDQRKRAMKWLKMHAQYDDAHPWEALEIICTLAGENPTLGLRNELRKAVCKSYDCMYLFLERCMQLEGRQQGRMRPSLAAG